A window of Komagataeibacter medellinensis NBRC 3288 contains these coding sequences:
- a CDS encoding uroporphyrinogen-III synthase produces the protein MTRPPPGLAPTMAAVAGAGWRPIAAPMLHVSQRALSIGTVRPDAIMMTSGQAIASLKVSRLHDVPCYVVGSATARRARAAGFINVFAASGTADDLTALVRAVLPPPARLLLAVGQGYGQEMAVALRGYGYRVWRRCVYGVRAAPVLPSDALAALLAGRVAAAMFYSTRTASAFMAAMPPAVVPLLAEVAAIAMSGGVADALGAGPCWRRIHIAARADQEAMLACLPAIMD, from the coding sequence GTGACCCGCCCCCCGCCCGGCCTGGCCCCCACCATGGCGGCAGTGGCGGGGGCAGGGTGGCGACCCATTGCCGCCCCCATGCTGCATGTCAGCCAGCGCGCCCTTTCCATCGGGACAGTTCGTCCTGACGCCATCATGATGACCAGCGGCCAGGCCATTGCCAGCCTCAAGGTGTCCCGGTTGCATGATGTCCCTTGCTATGTAGTGGGGTCTGCTACCGCACGGCGTGCCCGTGCGGCAGGATTTATCAATGTCTTTGCCGCATCCGGCACGGCGGATGACCTGACCGCGCTGGTGCGGGCGGTCCTGCCACCCCCGGCCCGGTTGTTGCTGGCGGTGGGGCAGGGATACGGGCAGGAGATGGCGGTGGCATTGCGCGGGTATGGCTACCGGGTGTGGCGGCGGTGCGTTTATGGTGTGCGCGCGGCGCCAGTCCTGCCATCTGATGCGCTTGCAGCCCTGCTGGCGGGGCGGGTGGCGGCGGCCATGTTCTATTCCACCCGCACGGCGTCAGCCTTCATGGCGGCCATGCCGCCTGCGGTTGTACCCCTGCTGGCGGAGGTGGCGGCCATTGCCATGTCCGGTGGGGTGGCCGACGCCCTTGGTGCGGGGCCGTGCTGGCGGCGCATCCATATTGCCGCCCGGGCCGATCAGGAAGCCATGCTGGCCTGCCTGCCTGCCATCATGGACTGA
- the secB gene encoding protein-export chaperone SecB: MSDTTQPTSPENGQSAPPPLPLAINLQYIKDLSFEVPAGAEIFATLRTNPNISVNIDVQANRIEQEQPVFEVMLTVKAEATEVPQGEGSPAGRPVFIAELSYAAIATLTNPPAELIEPILLVEVPRLIFPYVRNILSEVTRDGGFPPVVLQPIDFVALWQAKRNSFDQTPGHA, from the coding sequence ATGTCAGACACGACTCAGCCGACCTCCCCCGAAAACGGTCAGAGCGCGCCCCCTCCTCTCCCGCTGGCAATCAACCTGCAATATATCAAGGACCTGTCGTTCGAGGTGCCTGCCGGGGCAGAAATTTTTGCCACCTTGCGCACCAACCCGAACATTTCGGTCAACATTGACGTGCAAGCCAACCGCATCGAGCAGGAACAGCCGGTGTTCGAGGTCATGCTGACCGTGAAGGCTGAAGCCACTGAAGTCCCGCAGGGCGAAGGCAGCCCCGCGGGCCGACCGGTCTTCATTGCCGAACTGTCCTATGCCGCGATCGCAACCCTGACCAACCCGCCCGCCGAGCTGATCGAGCCGATCCTGCTGGTTGAGGTGCCGCGCCTGATCTTCCCCTATGTGCGCAACATCCTGAGCGAAGTCACACGCGATGGCGGCTTCCCGCCCGTGGTGTTGCAGCCGATCGACTTCGTGGCACTGTGGCAGGCCAAGCGCAACTCGTTCGACCAGACGCCAGGCCACGCCTGA
- a CDS encoding Tim44/TimA family putative adaptor protein, whose product MNFISGHFPLDLVVLGLVAVFLVLRLRSVLGRRVGAEPVVRPMAPPVVAQPVADKPAEPLPPTITYEIPTPDTRVGGVLARIAALQPGFTPQEFAKGTETAFRQIVGAYAAGDLDVLRERLTAATFEAFQAAIQSRQQAGEVLRSEIRDITDIALIGAEVDETTGPSPLARIEVRIVSDQVSLTVDSSGQPVSGVDAMTEFSDLWTFERLLGVNAPGTVWRLGASRSA is encoded by the coding sequence ATGAATTTTATCTCTGGTCATTTCCCGCTGGATCTTGTTGTTCTGGGGCTGGTGGCTGTATTCCTTGTTCTGCGCTTGCGCAGCGTCCTTGGCCGCAGGGTCGGGGCTGAACCGGTCGTGCGGCCCATGGCGCCCCCAGTCGTGGCCCAGCCTGTGGCGGACAAGCCTGCCGAACCCCTGCCGCCCACCATTACCTACGAAATTCCTACCCCCGATACCCGTGTGGGCGGTGTGCTGGCCCGGATCGCGGCACTGCAGCCCGGCTTCACGCCACAGGAATTCGCCAAGGGGACCGAGACGGCTTTCCGCCAGATCGTGGGGGCCTATGCGGCGGGTGATCTGGACGTATTGCGTGAGCGACTGACCGCCGCCACCTTCGAGGCGTTCCAGGCCGCGATCCAGTCCCGTCAGCAGGCGGGCGAGGTGCTGCGCAGCGAAATCCGTGACATTACCGACATCGCCCTGATCGGTGCGGAAGTGGACGAGACGACCGGCCCCAGCCCCCTGGCCCGCATCGAGGTGCGGATCGTATCGGATCAGGTCAGCCTGACGGTGGACAGCAGCGGCCAGCCTGTGTCCGGGGTGGATGCGATGACCGAATTTTCTGATCTGTGGACTTTCGAGCGCCTGCTGGGCGTCAATGCGCCCGGTACGGTCTGGCGTCTGGGCGCCAGCCGCAGCGCATAG
- the mltA gene encoding murein transglycosylase A — MKVLKPIAPLCAVIALCGCHMEFPDTGAAQQHSPHPAVRHVPFHTLPGWKDDAQEKALSVFLADCHKITSLPADSSLGGAATSHPGRVVGDWQAACQAARDVPMGNRAAAREFFEQWFRPYTLPAGTRAGGMLFTGYYEPEIRGSLRRGGIYQTPVYRRPPDLVRERDAQGNIVTGRRQDGRIVPYWTRAEIDQGRLAHQKLEMLWLADPVDLFFLQIQGSGRVRLPDDKVIRVGFDGLNGQPYVPLGRVMVAQGLLTADNVNMASIRGWLEANPDRAREMMEQNPNYVFFRELKGGDAQAGAPGALGVPLVPGRSLAVDRAYIPLGSPVWVHAQVQVDGHPTTWDRLDFAQDLGTDIKGPDRADLYMGWGPEAAQAAGNLHSGGQMVVLVPRNRPKQKPAQVTSDPPAAE, encoded by the coding sequence ATGAAAGTACTCAAGCCTATTGCGCCCCTGTGCGCCGTTATTGCCCTGTGTGGCTGCCATATGGAATTTCCTGATACCGGGGCAGCCCAGCAACATTCCCCTCACCCGGCTGTGCGCCATGTTCCGTTCCACACCCTGCCGGGCTGGAAGGATGACGCACAGGAGAAGGCCCTGTCCGTATTCCTGGCGGATTGCCACAAGATCACGAGCCTGCCTGCCGATAGCAGCCTGGGGGGGGCGGCCACATCCCACCCCGGTCGCGTGGTAGGCGACTGGCAGGCGGCATGCCAGGCTGCGCGTGACGTACCTATGGGCAATCGTGCGGCCGCGCGGGAATTCTTTGAACAGTGGTTCCGCCCCTATACCCTGCCTGCGGGCACGCGTGCGGGGGGCATGCTCTTTACTGGTTATTACGAACCCGAGATCAGAGGGTCCCTGCGCCGTGGCGGCATATACCAGACCCCGGTCTACCGCCGACCGCCCGACTTGGTGCGTGAACGTGACGCGCAGGGCAATATCGTGACAGGCCGCAGGCAGGACGGGCGGATCGTGCCCTACTGGACCCGGGCCGAGATCGACCAGGGCAGACTTGCACACCAGAAGCTTGAGATGTTGTGGCTGGCCGACCCGGTTGACCTGTTCTTTCTGCAGATCCAGGGGTCGGGGCGTGTGCGTCTGCCCGATGACAAGGTTATCCGGGTGGGTTTCGATGGCCTGAATGGCCAGCCTTATGTGCCGCTTGGCCGTGTCATGGTTGCACAGGGGCTGCTGACGGCTGACAATGTGAACATGGCCTCCATTCGGGGTTGGCTGGAAGCCAATCCCGACCGGGCGCGGGAGATGATGGAGCAGAATCCCAATTACGTCTTCTTCCGTGAACTGAAGGGAGGGGATGCGCAGGCCGGGGCCCCCGGCGCGCTGGGCGTGCCATTGGTGCCGGGGCGCTCGCTTGCGGTGGACCGGGCATACATTCCGCTGGGCAGCCCGGTCTGGGTGCATGCGCAGGTGCAGGTGGACGGTCACCCCACAACATGGGACCGGCTTGATTTTGCACAGGACCTGGGTACCGACATCAAGGGGCCAGATCGGGCCGACCTGTACATGGGATGGGGACCAGAAGCAGCACAGGCAGCCGGCAACCTGCATTCAGGCGGGCAGATGGTTGTACTGGTGCCCCGTAACAGGCCGAAGCAAAAACCCGCCCAGGTCACATCAGATCCGCCCGCAGCGGAATGA
- a CDS encoding DNA-methyltransferase, with product MTGRPRAAQASVPIPRPPRTVRYTEGPHLLVRGDCVRAMRRMEAGSVDVVVTSPPYNIGLKYRTYRDRLAEEGYLDWMVQVAAEVRRVMRPDGSFFLNVAGSSAQPWLPFELMVRLRELFVLQNHISWVKSISVGMDTHGHFKPVNSSRYLNRNHEHLFHLTLKGDVGLQRLDIGVPYKDKSNIVRRGHRQDRRCRGDTWFIPYETVQGRAQKFHHPGTFPVRLPQMCIRLHGKVAPVVLDPFMGTGTTLVAAVREGGQGIGIDLDTIYVNVARERVRQAMAAQVEAGAGIDDRNI from the coding sequence ATGACAGGGCGACCCCGCGCGGCGCAGGCTTCCGTACCGATACCCCGCCCGCCGCGGACGGTCCGCTACACCGAAGGCCCTCACCTGCTGGTCCGTGGCGACTGCGTACGCGCCATGCGCCGTATGGAGGCGGGCAGTGTTGATGTGGTCGTGACCTCGCCTCCATACAATATCGGGCTGAAATACCGCACCTACCGCGACCGGCTGGCGGAAGAGGGCTATCTGGACTGGATGGTGCAGGTGGCGGCCGAGGTCCGTCGTGTCATGCGGCCCGACGGGTCGTTCTTCCTCAATGTTGCGGGGTCTTCCGCCCAACCCTGGCTGCCGTTTGAACTTATGGTCCGGCTGCGCGAACTGTTCGTGCTGCAGAACCATATCTCATGGGTCAAGTCGATCTCGGTGGGGATGGATACGCATGGGCATTTCAAACCGGTTAACAGCTCGCGTTACCTCAATCGCAACCATGAACACCTGTTCCACCTGACGCTGAAGGGCGATGTCGGGCTACAGCGACTTGATATTGGCGTGCCCTACAAGGACAAGTCCAACATCGTGCGCCGTGGGCACCGTCAGGACCGCCGCTGCCGGGGGGATACATGGTTCATCCCCTACGAGACCGTGCAGGGCAGGGCGCAGAAATTCCACCATCCCGGTACGTTTCCCGTGCGGCTGCCACAGATGTGCATCCGCCTGCATGGCAAGGTGGCCCCCGTGGTGCTGGACCCCTTCATGGGCACCGGCACCACGCTGGTCGCCGCCGTGCGTGAAGGTGGCCAGGGGATCGGGATCGATCTTGATACCATATACGTCAATGTGGCGCGTGAGCGGGTCCGGCAGGCCATGGCGGCGCAGGTCGAGGCTGGCGCCGGAATAGATGATCGAAATATCTGA
- a CDS encoding cytochrome-c peroxidase yields the protein MSVRKAVLGIIAAGGVAYGGTVAYLTHFDHATAPAPAGAGVDAVSANALNVVREARCDYCHAANVSLPFYFSLPVANTLMNRDRAEGLKHFRVEPVITALQNGSVPDEEPLARIEEVINQNRMPPTLYLLMHWHAHLSAAQRGSMLAWIAQVRRQHYATSGVADRFAAEPVQPIPESVPVDAAKVALGQRLFFDRHLSGDGQSNCASCHSLQHGGVDGLVTATGIYGQKGPINVPTVFDAVFNKSQFWNGRAATLADQAAGPVMNPVEMGSHDWSDVAAHLREDPSYVTDFQAAFGSDTIDQATITEAIAEYEKTLITPDSRFDQYLKGDDAALNTQEKQGYRLFKEIGCSGCHTGVSMGGQAFEPMGLEANYFAARGGALTDADKGRFTVTHNAADMERFKVPNLRNIALTAPYFHDGSVKTLEDAVRKMARYQTPDHSISDQDVADIVAFLNTLTGRYQGEILHNTAP from the coding sequence ATGTCGGTCAGGAAGGCAGTTCTGGGGATAATAGCCGCAGGCGGCGTGGCGTATGGAGGCACGGTTGCCTATCTCACGCATTTCGATCATGCCACGGCGCCAGCCCCCGCGGGGGCTGGGGTGGATGCGGTCTCCGCCAATGCGCTGAACGTGGTGCGGGAGGCGCGCTGCGATTACTGCCATGCGGCCAATGTCAGCCTGCCCTTCTATTTCAGCCTGCCGGTGGCTAATACGCTCATGAACCGCGACCGGGCGGAAGGGCTGAAGCACTTCCGTGTGGAACCGGTCATTACCGCGTTACAGAACGGTAGCGTGCCCGATGAGGAGCCACTGGCCCGCATCGAGGAAGTGATCAACCAGAATCGTATGCCGCCCACGCTGTACCTGCTCATGCACTGGCACGCCCACCTGTCGGCTGCCCAGCGTGGGAGCATGCTGGCGTGGATTGCCCAGGTGCGTCGCCAGCATTACGCAACATCGGGCGTTGCCGACCGCTTTGCGGCCGAACCGGTACAGCCCATACCCGAATCCGTGCCGGTCGATGCAGCCAAGGTTGCGCTGGGTCAGCGCCTGTTCTTTGACCGGCACCTTTCGGGCGATGGGCAGTCCAACTGCGCAAGCTGCCACAGCCTGCAGCACGGTGGTGTGGATGGTCTTGTCACGGCAACAGGCATTTATGGCCAGAAGGGCCCGATCAATGTGCCGACCGTGTTTGATGCGGTATTCAACAAGAGCCAGTTCTGGAACGGACGCGCCGCAACACTGGCTGATCAGGCGGCAGGCCCGGTCATGAATCCGGTGGAAATGGGGTCGCATGACTGGTCGGATGTGGCAGCTCACCTGCGTGAAGATCCGTCCTATGTCACGGATTTCCAGGCAGCCTTTGGCAGCGACACGATCGACCAGGCCACCATTACCGAGGCGATCGCGGAATATGAAAAGACCCTGATCACGCCTGACAGCCGCTTTGACCAGTACCTCAAGGGTGACGATGCCGCCCTGAACACACAGGAAAAGCAGGGCTACAGACTGTTCAAGGAGATTGGTTGCTCCGGCTGCCACACAGGCGTCTCCATGGGTGGGCAGGCCTTCGAGCCGATGGGGCTGGAAGCCAATTACTTCGCCGCCCGCGGCGGTGCCCTGACCGATGCGGACAAGGGACGCTTTACGGTTACGCATAACGCGGCGGACATGGAACGCTTCAAGGTGCCCAACCTGCGCAACATTGCGCTGACCGCGCCGTATTTCCATGATGGTAGCGTGAAGACGCTGGAGGATGCCGTGCGCAAAATGGCGCGCTACCAGACGCCAGACCACAGCATTTCCGATCAGGACGTGGCTGATATCGTGGCATTCCTCAACACCCTGACCGGGCGCTATCAGGGCGAGATACTGCATAACACCGCACCCTGA
- a CDS encoding Smr/MutS family protein, with the protein MRQRRLNEEEQALWSAFAQGIAPLRTTRPVQPAVPAPSTARTLPPEPLPAPGMSRADIMARITAGAMHTVHATATHAVAVQKGKGGAFEIGVRRPGLDDTSWRGLVSGKLRPARRLDLHGQVVQTAFHRLHAFVLQAHADNVRCIEIITGLGSGHNGGILRRELPFWLGRGDLGRLILAVVHPHSANQGAVRVLLRRPGRLSRQG; encoded by the coding sequence GTGAGGCAGCGCAGACTGAATGAGGAGGAACAGGCCCTGTGGTCAGCCTTCGCCCAGGGTATCGCGCCACTGCGGACAACCCGCCCAGTCCAGCCCGCCGTTCCTGCCCCTTCCACCGCCCGGACCCTGCCGCCGGAACCCTTACCCGCCCCCGGCATGAGCCGGGCCGATATCATGGCGCGGATAACAGCAGGGGCAATGCATACGGTGCACGCAACTGCCACCCATGCCGTAGCGGTGCAGAAGGGGAAGGGCGGGGCGTTCGAGATTGGCGTGCGCAGGCCGGGGCTGGATGACACGAGTTGGCGCGGGCTGGTCAGTGGCAAGCTGCGACCCGCGCGCAGGCTGGACCTGCACGGGCAGGTGGTCCAGACGGCGTTCCACCGCCTGCATGCCTTCGTACTCCAGGCGCATGCGGACAATGTGCGGTGTATCGAGATCATTACCGGGCTGGGTAGCGGCCATAATGGCGGTATCCTGCGTCGTGAACTGCCGTTCTGGCTGGGGCGTGGCGATCTGGGGCGGCTGATCCTGGCGGTCGTGCATCCCCATTCCGCCAATCAGGGCGCAGTGCGGGTGCTGCTGCGCAGGCCGGGCCGACTATCGCGCCAGGGTTGA
- the hemF gene encoding oxygen-dependent coproporphyrinogen oxidase, with amino-acid sequence MTTSRTPVAHDALKETARAWFESLRDRICSAFEQIEDEAATAGSPTLPGKEVPGRFERTPWQRTNDDGTPGGGGVISLMRGRVFEKVGVNVSTVSGEFSPGFRDSIPGAAQDPRFFATGISLVAHMCSPLVPAAHFNTRMIITTQGWFGGGGDITPMFPESAEAIRDAARFHDGFRAACEKHDPQYYPRFKEWCDRYFYLPHRNEARGLGGIFYDRLNTGDLDADFAFTRDVGLGFLETYPDIVRSRMMEPWTEAQRKAQLVRRGRYVEFNLLHDRGTIFGLKTGGNTEAILMSLPPEVHWP; translated from the coding sequence ATGACAACATCCCGCACTCCTGTCGCCCACGATGCACTCAAGGAGACGGCCCGCGCCTGGTTTGAAAGCCTGCGCGACCGGATCTGCAGCGCCTTTGAACAGATAGAGGACGAAGCTGCCACGGCGGGCAGCCCTACCCTGCCGGGCAAGGAAGTCCCCGGCCGCTTTGAGCGCACGCCGTGGCAGCGCACTAATGATGACGGCACGCCGGGCGGTGGCGGCGTGATCAGCCTTATGCGTGGGCGCGTATTTGAAAAGGTGGGAGTGAATGTCTCCACCGTAAGCGGGGAGTTCAGTCCCGGTTTTCGCGATTCGATACCGGGTGCCGCACAGGACCCACGCTTCTTTGCCACCGGCATCAGCCTTGTGGCCCATATGTGCAGCCCGCTGGTGCCCGCGGCCCATTTCAACACCCGCATGATCATCACCACGCAGGGCTGGTTCGGCGGCGGGGGTGACATTACCCCCATGTTCCCCGAAAGCGCGGAGGCAATCCGTGATGCCGCCCGTTTTCATGACGGCTTCCGTGCCGCCTGCGAAAAGCATGACCCGCAGTACTATCCCCGCTTCAAGGAATGGTGCGACCGGTATTTCTACCTCCCTCACCGTAACGAGGCACGCGGGCTTGGCGGCATTTTCTATGACCGGCTCAATACCGGTGATCTTGATGCCGACTTCGCCTTCACCCGCGACGTGGGGCTGGGTTTTCTGGAGACCTACCCCGACATCGTGCGCTCGCGGATGATGGAACCGTGGACAGAGGCCCAGCGCAAAGCGCAGCTGGTCCGGCGCGGGCGGTATGTGGAGTTCAACCTGCTGCACGACCGGGGAACAATTTTTGGCCTTAAAACGGGTGGAAATACCGAAGCCATCCTCATGAGCCTTCCCCCGGAAGTCCACTGGCCATAA
- a CDS encoding cytochrome c1, whose translation MREQGHRHGHAARAWSRLSRSLMLAALGMPLAAAAASPSYRTPPPQTWSFKGPLGHFDMAAVQRGYAVYAQVCSACHGMKSVTYGDLAGMGLKAADVQALAAAHHVPAGVDGGGHPVMRPANMDDHLLSPYPDARAAAAANHGVMPPDQSRLAVVHPGGVDRIYAYLAGYGETPPPGTTVPPGLFYNPYAADRQTAMPPPLHDGGVTYPDGTPATVAQQARDVTTFLAWVASPHLTARHRAGVGAVVFLLVLLILSICLKRRTWSNVP comes from the coding sequence ATGCGTGAACAGGGTCATCGGCACGGCCATGCCGCGCGTGCATGGAGCAGGCTGAGCCGCAGCCTGATGCTGGCTGCCCTTGGCATGCCGCTTGCGGCGGCAGCGGCATCGCCGTCTTATCGCACGCCCCCGCCGCAGACATGGAGCTTCAAAGGCCCGCTGGGGCATTTCGACATGGCTGCCGTCCAGCGTGGCTATGCGGTGTACGCACAGGTCTGTTCCGCCTGCCATGGCATGAAATCCGTGACCTATGGCGACCTGGCCGGGATGGGGCTGAAGGCGGCGGATGTCCAGGCCCTCGCCGCAGCCCACCATGTGCCTGCCGGGGTGGATGGTGGCGGGCACCCGGTCATGCGCCCGGCCAACATGGATGACCATCTGCTCTCCCCTTATCCCGATGCGCGCGCGGCGGCGGCGGCCAACCATGGTGTGATGCCGCCCGACCAGTCGCGGCTGGCGGTGGTCCATCCCGGCGGGGTGGACCGTATCTATGCCTATCTTGCAGGCTATGGCGAAACACCGCCACCGGGTACCACCGTGCCACCCGGCCTGTTCTACAACCCCTATGCGGCTGATCGGCAGACCGCCATGCCGCCGCCGCTGCATGATGGCGGTGTCACCTATCCCGATGGCACACCTGCAACCGTTGCGCAGCAGGCGCGCGATGTCACGACTTTCCTGGCGTGGGTGGCCAGTCCCCACCTGACCGCGCGGCACCGCGCGGGGGTGGGGGCGGTCGTGTTCCTGCTGGTCCTGCTTATTCTTTCCATCTGTCTGAAACGGAGAACGTGGTCCAATGTCCCCTAA
- a CDS encoding S-methyl-5'-thioadenosine phosphorylase, whose product MSPNPASNGQIEPVIGLIGGSGLYDIEGLEDKEWRTVETPWGKPSDQLLFGRLDGVRCVFLPRHGRGHPLPPSRLNYRANIDALKRSGVTDIVSLSAVGSLKEELPPGHFVVIDQFIDRSFAREKSFFDTGCVAHVGMADPLCPRIGDVLEGQCRELGLDVTRGGTYLVMEGPQFSTRAESNLYRSWGCSVVGMTNMPEAKLAREAEICYATVAMVTDYDCWHDDHDSVTVEAVVKVMQENASRARALVRAVIPKLGVRRGPCYAGCDRALEHAIITAPDSRDPALLAKLDAVAGRVLNRG is encoded by the coding sequence ATGTCCCCTAACCCTGCCAGCAACGGGCAGATCGAGCCGGTTATCGGCCTGATCGGTGGTTCCGGCCTGTATGATATCGAAGGCCTTGAAGACAAGGAGTGGCGCACGGTTGAGACCCCTTGGGGCAAGCCGTCCGATCAACTCCTGTTCGGCAGGCTTGATGGCGTGCGCTGCGTGTTCCTGCCGCGTCATGGTCGTGGCCATCCGCTGCCGCCTTCGCGCCTGAACTACCGCGCTAATATCGACGCGCTGAAGCGTTCGGGTGTGACCGATATCGTGTCGCTCTCGGCTGTCGGTTCGCTGAAGGAAGAACTGCCGCCGGGCCATTTCGTTGTGATCGACCAGTTCATTGATCGTTCGTTTGCGCGCGAGAAGAGCTTTTTCGATACCGGCTGCGTGGCCCATGTTGGCATGGCCGACCCGCTCTGCCCGCGCATTGGCGACGTGCTGGAAGGCCAGTGCCGCGAACTGGGGCTGGATGTGACCCGTGGCGGCACGTATCTGGTTATGGAAGGCCCGCAGTTTTCAACCCGTGCCGAAAGCAATCTCTATCGTTCGTGGGGCTGCTCCGTGGTGGGCATGACCAACATGCCCGAGGCCAAGCTCGCCCGCGAAGCCGAGATCTGCTACGCCACCGTCGCCATGGTGACCGATTACGACTGCTGGCACGACGATCATGACAGCGTGACGGTGGAGGCCGTGGTCAAGGTGATGCAGGAAAACGCCAGTCGTGCGCGCGCCCTTGTCCGTGCGGTCATTCCCAAACTTGGTGTCAGGCGTGGTCCCTGTTACGCAGGTTGTGACCGGGCACTGGAACACGCCATCATCACGGCACCCGACAGCCGTGACCCGGCCCTGCTGGCAAAGCTGGATGCGGTCGCTGGCCGTGTGCTGAACCGGGGCTGA
- a CDS encoding IS701-like element IS1452 family transposase, with amino-acid sequence MIQDMMSGGTSVEETLELWARSLRSAKDRMAPLFTQKRVVDSACAFLDVLIGNEPRKTGWMRAEAAGDPGPWRQQALLGRGHWDADALRDVVRDYVIEHLGTEEGVLVIDETGFLKKGQASCGVGRQYTGSAGKITNCQIGVFGAYVSERGHAFIDRALYLPKDWTSKPERLKRAHVPDDVVFATKPALASMMIERSIEAGVPFRWVAADSVYGVGDVERTLRRAGIGYVLGVKGNHWFGSWATEPLIAGEAKDIAAGLPDQAWRRLSAGHGTKGERLYDWAYLPLADLDAEEFDCPIAGPWTRGLLIRRNIADGDLAYFTTWSPKGTTTQELVNVEGTRWRIEEGFETAKNEFGLDHNETRSWHGWHRHVSLVMLAYAVMASVRYQANSLKPKKTQLRTRQSLSAGPFRRSGASS; translated from the coding sequence ATGATTCAGGATATGATGAGTGGCGGTACGTCTGTTGAAGAGACGCTGGAATTATGGGCGCGCTCGCTTCGGTCCGCCAAGGATCGGATGGCGCCGCTGTTCACGCAAAAACGTGTCGTAGATTCGGCCTGTGCTTTTCTTGATGTTTTGATTGGCAATGAACCACGCAAGACGGGATGGATGCGAGCGGAAGCCGCAGGAGATCCTGGTCCATGGCGGCAGCAGGCGCTTCTGGGACGCGGGCACTGGGATGCCGATGCCCTTCGTGACGTCGTCAGGGATTATGTGATTGAGCATCTGGGCACTGAAGAGGGCGTGCTGGTCATTGATGAGACCGGTTTTCTGAAGAAGGGTCAGGCGTCCTGCGGTGTGGGGCGGCAGTATACGGGATCTGCCGGCAAGATCACGAACTGCCAGATTGGTGTGTTTGGCGCTTATGTTTCGGAACGGGGGCATGCCTTTATTGACCGCGCCCTGTATCTCCCGAAAGACTGGACATCAAAGCCTGAGCGTCTGAAGCGGGCCCACGTTCCCGATGACGTGGTGTTTGCAACCAAACCGGCGTTAGCCTCGATGATGATTGAGCGAAGTATTGAGGCCGGTGTGCCGTTCCGCTGGGTTGCAGCAGACAGCGTGTATGGCGTGGGCGACGTAGAACGCACGCTTCGCCGGGCAGGAATTGGATATGTGCTTGGGGTCAAGGGCAATCACTGGTTCGGATCATGGGCAACGGAACCGCTGATTGCCGGAGAGGCGAAAGATATTGCAGCAGGACTGCCAGACCAGGCCTGGCGTCGTCTGTCAGCGGGGCACGGCACAAAAGGTGAGCGACTTTATGACTGGGCGTATCTTCCGCTTGCTGATCTGGATGCTGAAGAATTTGACTGCCCTATAGCCGGACCATGGACACGTGGCCTGTTGATCCGCCGAAACATCGCTGACGGGGACCTTGCCTATTTTACGACCTGGAGCCCGAAAGGGACAACCACGCAGGAACTGGTGAACGTTGAAGGGACGCGCTGGAGGATCGAAGAAGGGTTCGAGACGGCCAAAAACGAATTTGGTCTTGATCATAACGAGACCCGCTCCTGGCATGGTTGGCATCGGCACGTCTCTCTGGTCATGCTGGCCTATGCCGTCATGGCCAGTGTCCGTTACCAGGCAAACTCACTGAAACCGAAAAAAACACAACTCAGAACACGACAGTCCTTGTCCGCTGGTCCATTCAGGAGATCAGGCGCCTCGTCGTAA
- a CDS encoding dienelactone hydrolase family protein → MGAIMTVTAADGHTFSAYRAGRPDAARCVVVVQEIFGVTPYIRAVCDSFAAQGYQAIAPALFDRAQRDAILPYDSTGINEGLKLRSQIAQADTLKDLVAAAGTLSGEKKGIVGFCWGGKLAWETACHTKAFAAAVAWYGGGIAQTRNQLPNCPVQLHFGAEDAHIPADEVDAIRAAHEDIEIFTYEDADHGFGCTDRPSYHYSCILC, encoded by the coding sequence ATGGGCGCAATCATGACCGTAACCGCAGCGGACGGGCATACGTTTTCCGCCTATCGGGCCGGGCGGCCGGACGCCGCGCGCTGCGTTGTGGTGGTGCAGGAAATCTTTGGCGTCACGCCCTATATCCGCGCGGTGTGCGATTCCTTCGCAGCACAGGGTTATCAGGCAATCGCCCCCGCCCTGTTCGACCGCGCGCAACGCGACGCCATCCTGCCCTATGACAGCACCGGCATAAACGAAGGGCTGAAACTGCGCAGCCAGATTGCCCAGGCCGACACACTGAAGGACCTGGTAGCTGCGGCAGGGACCCTATCGGGGGAAAAGAAGGGCATTGTCGGCTTCTGCTGGGGCGGCAAACTGGCATGGGAGACTGCCTGCCACACCAAGGCGTTCGCGGCAGCGGTGGCCTGGTATGGGGGGGGCATTGCCCAGACCCGCAACCAGTTACCCAACTGCCCCGTGCAACTGCATTTTGGCGCGGAAGACGCGCATATCCCCGCCGATGAGGTGGACGCCATCCGTGCCGCGCATGAGGATATCGAGATCTTCACGTATGAAGATGCGGATCATGGCTTTGGCTGCACCGACCGCCCTTCCTACCACTACAGTTGCATTTTGTGTTGA